The Mesotoga infera nucleotide sequence GTAGCGGAGGGTTTGCACTGGTCTTTGTATGCGAGAAAAGCTGATGCTCTGAAGTAGTCCTGTAAAAACAGTTGTTCGATGTTCGTTCTTGGTTTCTGGGAGGAGAATACATATAAATCACAAGACCAAATAACGTGAAGAGTGAATGGATAGTTCAATTCTCGAACAGGCAATCCTATTCTAAAAGGTGTTCAAAGAGCACATCCCCCATCGTAAGCGGTCCCCCCGCTCGATAAGGATTCAAGATCAAGAGCCTGGAACAACTGGGTCTAGGGTTATGGGGTGTAGGGTCTCGCGAGAGAGAAAAGCGTCTATTAGTTTTGACGCTGCGCGCCCAGGTTCTTCTCTTGGTTGAAAAGCGAGAGAATAAGTGGGATGGCGAGACTGAAGAGACGCGAAAATTCCAACTGATTCTGGAACTAAGAGACAAGATTATTGAGCTCCGGTGAAATATGGGTAATGATGGGCTTTAATAGGAGGTCGTCCTGTGGCTATAAGGGGAGAAGAAGCAAAAAATAGGTTTCTGAATCTTCTTAGGGATCCAGTTCTGCTTTTGATAATAGTCCTGATATTCGCTGCCCTGGCAATATTCATTGTCTATCCCCTATTCAGGGTTTTCGCGGTCAGTATGACCGACAAGGAGGGCGGATTTGACCTGAGCGCGTACAGCCACGCCTTCTCGAATCGATACATGAGGCAGGGCTTCTTCAACAGTCTTCTGGTGGCCGGCCTTACGGCAATATTCGGAATGCTCGTCGGGTATCTGTTTGCTTACACACTTAACAGAACGGATATTCCGCTGAAGGGTTTCTTCAGAACTGTCGCCGTTCTGCCGATAGTCTTTCCACCGTTTATTGGTGCGCTTTCTATCATAATGCTTTTCGGATTCAACGGGATCATTACCGCCGGGATATTCGGGATCAGGAATTTTCCGGTGTACGGTTTATGGGGTCTCATGATGGCCCAGGTGGTCTGCTTTTTTCCGGTTGCCTTCATCACACTGGACGGAGTTATAGGAACCATAAGTCCGACACTTGAGGATGCAGCCTTCAATCTCGGAGCAAATCGATGGCAGGCCTTCAGGAAAGTAATTCTTCCAATGTCGGTTCCAGGTATTGCAAGCACGATGCTTGTTCTATTCATAGAGTCGCTCGCCGACTTCGGAAATCCCTTGATTCTTGCGGGCAGCAAATTTCCCGTGCTCTCCGTCCAGGCTTATCTTCAAATAACGGGGATGTTCGATACTAAAGGAGGAGCAGCCCTTGCAGTCTGGTTGCTGTTTCCTTCCATAGTTGCATTTATTATTCAGAAATACTGGGTTGGAAAGAAGAAGTATGTTACGGTGACCGGAAAACCGACAACTTCTGTCCTTAAGAGTGTAAGTAAACCGGTAAAATGGCTTCTCTTTTCACTGTGTATGTTTATCGCAGTCTTCACACTCACAATTTACGCCACGATTTTCTGGGGAGCCTTTGTGAAGGCGTGGGGAATGAACAATACTCTTACTCTGGAGAACTTCAAGTATGTCTTCGATGTCGGACTCGAAGCAATCAAGGACACTCTTGTTATTGCTTTTACATCCACACCGATATCTGCCGTTCTTGGCATGATAATCGCCTTTCTTCTCGTCAGGAAAGTCTTTCCT carries:
- a CDS encoding iron ABC transporter permease; translation: MAIRGEEAKNRFLNLLRDPVLLLIIVLIFAALAIFIVYPLFRVFAVSMTDKEGGFDLSAYSHAFSNRYMRQGFFNSLLVAGLTAIFGMLVGYLFAYTLNRTDIPLKGFFRTVAVLPIVFPPFIGALSIIMLFGFNGIITAGIFGIRNFPVYGLWGLMMAQVVCFFPVAFITLDGVIGTISPTLEDAAFNLGANRWQAFRKVILPMSVPGIASTMLVLFIESLADFGNPLILAGSKFPVLSVQAYLQITGMFDTKGGAALAVWLLFPSIVAFIIQKYWVGKKKYVTVTGKPTTSVLKSVSKPVKWLLFSLCMFIAVFTLTIYATIFWGAFVKAWGMNNTLTLENFKYVFDVGLEAIKDTLVIAFTSTPISAVLGMIIAFLLVRKVFPGRRVMEFTSMLSFAVPGTVIGIGYILSFNKPPLLLTGTLAILVLNFVFRYIPVGIQSGVALLNQVDPAIEEAAYTLGADNRQVFTKVTLPLIMPAFFSALVFAFVRAMTAISAAIFLVSARWNLITVQILSQSDSGRLSEACAFSVLLIGMIMSFIVILKIFLKNKISLSSGGTAGQG